In Ferroplasma sp., a single window of DNA contains:
- a CDS encoding phospholipase D-like domain-containing protein, which produces MAYRIYVEPRDGIKPLIRVINKSRHFVYINSYLLDDPRILEAVKDAVKRKVDVRLMVDGRPYGINGDDGTHAEINDLKKTGAKVKIAPDRFEKPNVFDHAKYMVTEKFAEVGTPNFTEAGFSKNREYFTITRNRNIIKALKQIFLSDFDDKSAGEMPRKYLIVSPGSEPALKEFILRERKIVVETEEMGDDKETLQALMEKGKRARIIVPDTVSSTDASNLKLLKKHGVKIKYMPAAKLYMHAKMIAGSRAFIGSENFTKSSLNRNRETGIIIKGYFPVSRLKNTFSSDWRKASKSVKKAKLYTSKNRRGKNAKNSIR; this is translated from the coding sequence ATGGCATACAGAATATACGTGGAACCCCGGGACGGAATAAAGCCCTTAATCAGGGTGATAAACAAATCAAGGCATTTTGTTTACATAAATTCATATTTGCTTGATGATCCAAGGATACTGGAGGCAGTAAAAGATGCAGTAAAGCGGAAAGTTGATGTGAGGTTAATGGTAGATGGCCGGCCGTACGGAATCAATGGCGATGATGGCACCCATGCCGAGATAAATGATCTGAAAAAAACTGGGGCAAAGGTTAAAATTGCTCCGGATAGATTTGAAAAGCCCAATGTTTTTGATCATGCCAAGTACATGGTAACAGAAAAGTTTGCCGAGGTCGGCACCCCAAATTTTACTGAGGCAGGGTTTTCAAAGAACAGGGAATACTTTACCATTACCAGGAACCGGAACATAATAAAGGCACTCAAACAGATATTTCTATCTGATTTTGATGATAAAAGTGCCGGGGAGATGCCCAGAAAATATCTGATTGTTTCCCCTGGATCGGAACCTGCATTGAAGGAATTTATTTTGAGGGAAAGGAAAATAGTTGTGGAAACTGAGGAGATGGGTGACGATAAGGAAACACTACAGGCATTAATGGAGAAAGGCAAAAGGGCAAGAATCATAGTTCCGGATACAGTGTCATCAACTGATGCATCCAACCTTAAATTGCTGAAAAAACATGGAGTTAAAATAAAATACATGCCAGCGGCAAAACTGTATATGCATGCAAAAATGATAGCAGGGAGCAGGGCATTTATAGGTTCTGAAAACTTTACAAAGTCAAGCCTCAACAGAAACAGGGAGACAGGAATAATAATAAAGGGGTACTTTCCGGTATCAAGACTGAAAAATACATTTTCATCTGACTGGAGAAAGGCTTCAAAGAGTGTTAAAAAAGCAAAGTTGTATACCTCAAAAAACAGGAGAGGAAAAAATGCAAAAAATTCCATTAGATAG
- a CDS encoding ABC transporter ATP-binding protein codes for MQLLDILFRRKPVYVKAMDNISIEVEKGTILGVVGESGSGKTTMGKIISTIETPTEGKLYFNGEEITKKNLTTIRKHTSMVFQNPYTSVNPRMKIKQLVSEPLGKFDPKKVAEVLSLVGLDYEEVKNKEPRELSGGQIQRIAIARALIKAPDLLILDEPTSALDESIQAQILDLLLDIQKQYNLTYIFITHNMGVAKYITDRVAVTYAGKVVEYGPTHKIMESPKHPYTQLLIASVPDFEKKELQSPVGDVPSLINVPAGCRFANRCPKVMDICKTTEPEFRDVDGVKVLCWLYG; via the coding sequence ATGCAGTTGCTCGATATACTTTTCAGAAGAAAGCCGGTATATGTCAAGGCAATGGACAACATATCCATTGAGGTAGAAAAGGGCACAATACTTGGAGTTGTAGGAGAATCTGGTTCAGGCAAAACAACCATGGGGAAAATAATATCAACCATCGAGACTCCAACTGAGGGCAAGCTTTATTTCAATGGTGAGGAAATAACCAAGAAAAATCTTACCACAATCAGGAAGCATACTTCAATGGTATTCCAGAACCCATATACATCTGTAAATCCACGTATGAAAATAAAGCAGCTTGTATCAGAGCCACTGGGCAAATTTGATCCAAAAAAAGTTGCAGAGGTGCTTTCCCTTGTGGGACTGGATTATGAGGAAGTAAAGAATAAGGAGCCAAGGGAACTTTCAGGCGGGCAGATTCAGAGAATTGCCATAGCCAGGGCCCTAATTAAGGCACCTGATCTATTAATACTTGATGAACCCACGTCTGCCCTGGATGAGTCAATACAGGCTCAGATACTGGATCTTCTCCTTGACATACAGAAACAGTACAACCTGACCTATATATTCATTACCCATAACATGGGTGTGGCAAAGTATATAACTGACAGGGTTGCTGTAACATATGCAGGAAAGGTCGTAGAATATGGCCCCACACATAAGATCATGGAAAGCCCCAAGCATCCGTATACACAGCTGTTAATAGCCTCTGTTCCTGATTTTGAGAAAAAGGAACTGCAATCACCTGTTGGAGACGTTCCAAGTCTTATTAATGTACCTGCTGGATGCAGATTTGCCAATAGATGCCCCAAGGTTATGGACATATGCAAAACTACAGAACCTGAATTCAGGGATGTAGACGGTGTTAAGGTATTATGCTGGCTCTATGGGTAA
- a CDS encoding ABC transporter ATP-binding protein, whose protein sequence is MFLEIKELKVAYKTVNGKSIVLNNFELNLDKGDSISIVGESGSGKSTLGGAITRLLPPSGEESGEILLNGKNLLDLTEDEMTLIRGTEIFMIFQNPLNSLNPVKTVGFQLMEAARIKAIRDGTQEPNDSDLEKVVLNALASVRLPDPEQIMKRYPHELSGGQVQRVVISMALILRPKLLIADEPTTALDVTIQAQVINLLKQLNKEYGMSIIFITHDLSLAYVISNKIMVMYAGTIMEFNESKTIVKNPRHPYTIGLLRSVPTDYKTNSRLYYINGSPPSFFNLPKGCRFSPRCDKAFGKCHEVEPPLISEGGEYKVRCWLFE, encoded by the coding sequence TTGTTTCTAGAAATTAAAGAACTTAAGGTGGCATACAAAACTGTAAATGGAAAATCAATAGTCCTGAACAACTTTGAGCTGAATCTGGATAAGGGAGATTCAATATCCATAGTCGGTGAGTCAGGTTCTGGGAAAAGTACTCTTGGCGGGGCGATCACCAGGTTGCTCCCTCCGTCCGGGGAAGAATCAGGAGAGATTTTGCTTAACGGCAAAAATTTACTCGATCTCACTGAGGATGAAATGACGTTAATAAGGGGCACTGAAATATTCATGATATTCCAGAACCCGCTTAACAGCCTGAACCCGGTCAAGACTGTTGGTTTTCAGCTTATGGAAGCCGCAAGAATCAAGGCTATTAGGGACGGTACCCAGGAACCGAATGACTCTGATCTGGAAAAAGTTGTTCTTAATGCACTTGCATCTGTAAGACTGCCTGATCCGGAGCAGATAATGAAAAGGTACCCCCATGAGCTTTCAGGAGGGCAGGTGCAGAGGGTTGTTATATCAATGGCGCTTATATTGAGGCCAAAGCTGCTTATAGCTGATGAACCGACTACTGCACTTGACGTCACAATTCAGGCCCAGGTTATAAACCTGTTAAAGCAGTTAAATAAAGAATATGGAATGTCAATTATATTCATTACCCATGATCTAAGCCTTGCATATGTTATTTCCAATAAGATAATGGTTATGTATGCCGGGACAATAATGGAATTCAACGAATCAAAAACAATAGTTAAAAACCCCAGACATCCGTATACCATTGGACTTTTAAGAAGCGTTCCAACAGATTATAAAACTAATTCCCGCCTTTATTATATCAATGGTTCACCTCCATCTTTTTTCAATCTTCCGAAGGGATGCAGGTTCAGCCCTAGATGCGACAAAGCCTTCGGAAAATGCCATGAGGTTGAACCCCCACTGATATCAGAAGGCGGGGAATATAAAGTGAGGTGCTGGCTCTTTGAATGA
- a CDS encoding ABC transporter permease: MIDENAYQDKIEFKKVSYLGSFIRDKSAILGLIIVGWFLIWSLIQGILEEVASITSDSKLGYLLLPSNPFHVNFAASLEGPSTKSLSLLFGTNALGESILSRMLYSMPRDAMVALIVVFSAIIIGSLLGIISGWKGGWLENVIMRLTDSFLSIPALILVIAISIPLKAGFNAVIIALSIVWWPTYARFFRGQTLKIKNMDYMQAAKINGVKRISLFFRYLFLNSIDPVIAYAALDFGNVILTYATLAFLGIGLTIPIPELGAMASNGLGYLPADWWYAVFPSVAILIIVAGFVLVGDRYQDIINNRIDY, translated from the coding sequence ATGATAGATGAAAATGCATATCAGGACAAAATAGAATTCAAGAAGGTGAGTTACCTTGGATCTTTCATCAGGGATAAATCAGCAATTCTGGGACTTATCATAGTTGGATGGTTCCTTATCTGGTCTTTAATTCAGGGGATACTTGAGGAAGTTGCGAGTATAACCAGTGATTCAAAACTGGGATACCTGCTACTGCCATCGAATCCGTTCCATGTGAATTTTGCCGCGTCGCTGGAGGGCCCATCCACAAAGTCCCTATCACTGTTATTCGGTACCAATGCACTGGGTGAATCCATACTGTCAAGGATGCTATATTCTATGCCCAGGGATGCCATGGTAGCACTGATAGTGGTATTTTCCGCCATTATAATCGGGTCACTTCTGGGGATAATATCTGGCTGGAAGGGTGGATGGCTGGAAAATGTAATAATGAGGTTGACAGACTCCTTCCTGTCAATACCGGCTCTTATACTGGTAATAGCAATTTCCATTCCATTAAAGGCAGGATTCAACGCAGTGATTATAGCCCTGAGTATTGTATGGTGGCCGACATATGCAAGGTTCTTCAGGGGTCAGACGCTAAAGATCAAGAACATGGACTATATGCAGGCTGCAAAAATAAACGGCGTCAAAAGAATAAGCCTGTTTTTCAGGTATTTATTCTTAAACAGCATCGATCCTGTGATTGCCTATGCTGCCCTTGACTTCGGGAACGTTATACTGACATACGCAACACTTGCATTCCTTGGAATCGGGCTTACCATACCCATACCTGAGCTTGGTGCCATGGCCTCAAACGGACTTGGGTACCTTCCTGCAGACTGGTGGTATGCAGTGTTCCCAAGTGTCGCCATACTGATAATTGTTGCAGGATTCGTTCTGGTGGGAGACAGATATCAGGACATTATAAATAACAGAATAGATTACTGA
- a CDS encoding SRPBCC family protein produces MEFRREIEVNSDKGRIWELINDYKRIPEFWHGTRSIEKDGDTYLVQFAFPGKGKMKLEKDDANFRLTEKYFKGPFTGEKITDLEGDNPVKIVSIWNIRLSPMLRAFSNKLQGHFEQGTEDALKRIKDYFES; encoded by the coding sequence ATGGAGTTCAGAAGAGAAATTGAAGTTAACTCAGATAAGGGCAGGATATGGGAACTCATAAACGATTATAAGAGGATACCGGAATTCTGGCATGGAACCAGGAGCATTGAAAAAGATGGAGATACATATCTTGTTCAATTTGCCTTTCCTGGCAAGGGGAAAATGAAGCTGGAGAAGGACGATGCAAATTTCAGATTGACTGAGAAATATTTTAAGGGGCCATTTACAGGAGAGAAGATAACCGATCTTGAGGGGGATAATCCGGTGAAAATAGTATCAATATGGAACATAAGGCTTTCTCCAATGTTGCGGGCATTTTCAAATAAACTGCAGGGGCATTTTGAGCAGGGTACTGAGGATGCCCTTAAGAGAATAAAGGATTATTTTGAATCATGA
- a CDS encoding thermopsin, which produces MSKYISVAIAIILTLLMVTVIYAGTPGHQESDILPATVSPSAYYHNEPAPMGIADYGINSSSNGFYFNSTSFEGGVIITNLTTYNSSISSCPSNAGTQLNLIYRFSLNGQNYTYWVQNVAILNTSSRQVAFIDNVWNFTSANSEMHHSSIVGNGTVYKSSSGVLYYYRANGGYFESFSYKQLQLRSVSFIKSGFPHIYMEYNSGNGWVTYDTLNFTFAGNMAADYGFIVNGNQLNNNNLPIDAGLIIGGPGDGADTRAINVNVIMYLECWNGHNYQAVEDAYNHGSDTAEGICNITENYVSYNNIPAVDIRSGNGSPGELYTSSSISILNFNPGISSGYVSLNRVMFNFTGSAIDLSLFPGHYNFSLYTENGQKIFQDKFNLSAGKSYTMSTRQTYYVAFNETGLENGTSWSVSVDGSILSSNNHSIVFTLYNGTYNYSVAAVSGYSTSNNNGTVVVNGTSPTVNVTFTKIPAVVNKTLAPDYGYKLLITLIIVGIVIIGIMSVFLRRRPK; this is translated from the coding sequence ATGTCTAAATATATTTCTGTGGCAATTGCCATAATATTAACTCTTTTAATGGTAACCGTAATTTATGCCGGGACCCCCGGACACCAGGAAAGTGATATTTTGCCTGCCACAGTATCACCCAGTGCTTATTATCACAATGAACCTGCTCCAATGGGGATAGCCGATTATGGCATAAACTCCAGCAGCAATGGTTTCTATTTCAACAGTACTTCTTTTGAAGGCGGGGTTATAATTACCAATCTAACAACTTACAATTCCTCCATAAGTTCATGCCCATCAAATGCAGGAACACAGCTAAATTTAATCTACAGGTTCAGCCTGAACGGGCAAAATTATACGTACTGGGTTCAGAATGTTGCCATCCTGAATACCAGCAGCAGGCAGGTAGCATTTATAGATAATGTATGGAACTTTACCTCAGCAAATTCAGAAATGCATCATAGTTCCATAGTAGGGAACGGCACAGTATATAAATCAAGTTCTGGAGTTCTATATTATTATAGAGCTAACGGTGGATATTTCGAATCATTCAGTTATAAACAGCTTCAGCTGAGAAGCGTATCATTCATAAAATCTGGATTCCCCCATATTTACATGGAATACAATAGTGGAAATGGATGGGTTACCTATGATACATTAAACTTCACTTTTGCAGGAAATATGGCAGCAGATTATGGTTTCATAGTTAATGGAAACCAGCTTAATAATAACAATCTTCCAATAGACGCCGGATTAATTATCGGTGGTCCAGGCGATGGTGCTGACACCAGGGCTATAAATGTAAACGTAATAATGTATCTTGAATGCTGGAACGGCCATAACTACCAGGCAGTTGAAGATGCATACAATCACGGTTCAGACACTGCCGAAGGAATATGCAATATAACAGAGAACTATGTATCATACAATAATATTCCTGCCGTTGATATTAGATCAGGAAATGGCAGCCCGGGTGAACTATACACATCATCCAGTATTTCTATTCTGAATTTTAATCCGGGAATATCCTCCGGTTATGTTTCACTGAACCGGGTTATGTTTAATTTTACAGGCAGTGCAATAGATCTATCCCTATTTCCGGGGCATTATAACTTTAGCCTGTACACAGAAAACGGGCAGAAAATATTCCAGGATAAATTTAACCTCAGTGCCGGCAAGTCCTATACTATGAGTACAAGGCAAACATACTATGTAGCATTTAATGAAACCGGGCTTGAAAACGGAACATCATGGTCTGTATCAGTCGATGGGTCTATCCTGAGTTCCAATAACCACAGCATTGTATTCACACTTTACAATGGAACCTATAATTACAGTGTTGCCGCAGTCAGTGGTTATAGCACTTCTAACAATAATGGAACAGTAGTGGTTAATGGCACTTCCCCAACCGTAAATGTTACATTCACAAAAATACCGGCAGTTGTTAATAAAACCCTGGCACCGGATTATGGATATAAGCTTCTAATAACATTAATTATAGTTGGAATCGTAATTATCGGTATAATGTCAGTATTCTTAAGAAGAAGACCAAAATAA
- a CDS encoding crotonase/enoyl-CoA hydratase family protein: MDEVLITRKDRITIITINRPDVRNAVNYKTSKMLENAMLEFNSDSIQHIAIITGTGGNFSAGADLSDAEKMGGEVLNKNGPMGFSRMDFQKPVIAAVEGYCVAGGLEMALAADIRVAGKNAKLGFLERRFGVPLIDGGTQRLPRIIGMGRALDLILTGKIISADEAHRIGLINYLAEGGKALEKAVEIAMLIDSFPWTTVVNDRLALIQGISGTLDDGLRVEAEFGKKTIESGVVKEGAERFLSGSGRHGNRK; the protein is encoded by the coding sequence ATGGATGAGGTGCTTATAACCAGGAAGGATAGGATAACCATAATAACTATAAACAGGCCGGATGTTAGGAATGCTGTAAATTATAAAACATCTAAAATGCTGGAGAATGCCATGCTGGAGTTTAATTCTGACAGTATCCAGCATATAGCCATTATAACAGGAACAGGAGGCAATTTTTCTGCAGGTGCTGATCTTTCGGATGCAGAGAAAATGGGCGGTGAGGTGTTAAATAAAAATGGTCCTATGGGATTCTCAAGGATGGACTTTCAAAAGCCAGTGATAGCAGCAGTAGAAGGGTACTGTGTTGCCGGTGGCTTGGAAATGGCGCTGGCCGCGGATATAAGAGTTGCAGGCAAAAATGCAAAGCTTGGTTTCCTGGAAAGGCGGTTCGGGGTCCCTTTAATAGATGGAGGTACACAGCGGCTTCCACGTATAATAGGCATGGGCAGGGCACTGGATCTCATCCTCACAGGAAAAATTATTTCGGCAGATGAGGCACATCGTATAGGGCTTATAAATTATCTCGCTGAGGGGGGCAAGGCACTTGAAAAAGCAGTAGAGATTGCCATGCTTATTGATTCATTCCCTTGGACTACTGTAGTGAACGATAGGCTTGCACTAATACAGGGAATTTCAGGTACTCTTGATGATGGATTAAGAGTGGAGGCAGAGTTTGGAAAAAAAACAATAGAAAGTGGAGTTGTGAAAGAGGGTGCAGAGAGATTCCTGTCAGGGTCCGGCAGGCATGGAAACAGGAAATAA
- a CDS encoding 4-hydroxyphenylacetate 3-hydroxylase N-terminal domain-containing protein, with protein sequence MVIKAEDYLRSLNDGRVVYYRGKSVKNVAEHFALKVPVDHASSIYKLQLDPEYGKLTCYSDPGLGEISSFYRIPENTEDLMHRHDLIYETTRLGRGQFNIVKAIGTDAILALMYVAKRVDDKYHTNYYENVLKFYNFSAKNDLSLALAQTDVKGNRSLKPSEQSDPDMYVHIVKRDEKGIYVSGAKAHTTQSIAANEIIVIPTRNMGPEDKDYAVAFAIPASTPGITMFARPLKEVETVKNDTLSIIGRKNVEVETVTVFDNVFIPNDRIFLNGEYDFAGFLAMMFPTFHRFTALSYRAAMADFLIGIGKLLAEYNGVADRSNIRRNLSVLVEYKETLRANAIAAAYRCSYDKSSKLAIPNIIYTNVGKLFANQNYTDVIKNIVDIAGGMVATLPSYEDFENPAEGGTLLKYLTGRNRDETLNRIRLFQTLREFISSFGALYLAGMIHAEGSIEASILELNRSYDYSGSIALGRYASGIDDHLKQ encoded by the coding sequence ATGGTTATAAAAGCAGAAGATTATCTCAGGAGCCTTAACGACGGAAGGGTAGTTTATTATCGTGGGAAATCTGTTAAAAACGTTGCAGAACATTTTGCATTGAAAGTTCCAGTTGATCATGCATCTTCTATATACAAACTCCAGTTGGACCCGGAATACGGGAAATTAACCTGTTACAGTGATCCAGGATTGGGTGAAATAAGTTCATTTTACAGGATACCAGAAAATACTGAGGACCTAATGCACCGCCATGACCTGATATATGAAACCACCAGACTTGGTAGGGGGCAGTTCAACATTGTTAAGGCAATAGGAACGGATGCCATATTAGCCCTTATGTATGTGGCAAAAAGGGTAGATGACAAATATCATACAAATTATTATGAAAACGTGCTGAAATTCTATAATTTCTCTGCAAAAAATGATTTAAGCCTTGCACTTGCCCAGACCGATGTAAAGGGAAACAGATCATTAAAACCATCAGAACAGAGCGATCCTGATATGTATGTGCATATAGTCAAAAGAGATGAAAAGGGGATATATGTATCAGGAGCCAAGGCACATACAACACAATCGATAGCTGCCAATGAAATTATAGTAATCCCTACCCGGAATATGGGACCCGAGGATAAGGATTATGCTGTGGCCTTTGCAATTCCCGCATCTACACCGGGGATTACAATGTTTGCAAGGCCGCTGAAGGAAGTAGAAACAGTTAAAAATGACACACTTTCAATCATAGGGAGAAAAAATGTTGAGGTAGAGACAGTTACGGTATTTGATAACGTGTTCATACCGAATGACAGAATATTTTTAAATGGTGAATATGATTTTGCAGGGTTTCTGGCCATGATGTTCCCAACTTTCCATAGATTCACAGCTCTTTCCTACCGGGCCGCCATGGCTGATTTCCTTATAGGCATAGGAAAGCTATTGGCAGAATACAACGGAGTTGCAGATAGGTCAAACATAAGGAGAAATCTATCAGTGCTGGTTGAATACAAGGAAACACTCAGGGCAAATGCAATAGCAGCAGCATACAGATGCAGTTATGACAAATCGTCAAAACTGGCGATACCGAATATAATTTATACAAATGTTGGAAAGCTGTTTGCCAATCAGAATTATACAGATGTAATAAAGAATATAGTTGACATTGCCGGTGGAATGGTCGCGACACTCCCATCATATGAGGATTTCGAAAACCCGGCAGAGGGAGGAACATTATTGAAATATCTCACAGGGAGGAATAGGGATGAAACACTCAACCGGATTAGGCTATTTCAAACTCTTAGGGAATTTATCTCATCATTCGGGGCACTTTACCTTGCAGGCATGATACACGCTGAGGGCTCCATAGAGGCAAGCATTCTGGAGCTGAACAGGTCATACGATTATTCCGGTAGCATAGCCCTTGGCAGGTATGCTTCTGGGATAGACGATCACTTAAAGCAATAA
- a CDS encoding AMP-binding protein gives MEKYEWFKIWPNYLPYTIDYPQMNIWKLMEISSTLYGSRDAIIYYGNHIKYGEINKAIKNLSLFINSMEICKGDRIGIMMQNSPQFIISFFAIARAGATIVLMSPALDYDTASYILKETGMKLIITTSELAKVPEKLHDEFKIPVICGSLSDYIKKPDIPVPDFIMGNYPTFGTPWNEAIKERTGEISVASNMDDEALIAYTSGTTGIPKGCIHTNKSVIANAIGASIWRRLTSSANELGAAPFFHVTGLAFSMLSPVYSGATVTILTRWNSEAAIQAIEKYKVTHFVSVAPMIVDLLNQKDLAERDFSSMRFIGGGGAAMPKVLAERMEELFHIPFVEGYGMTEAMGQTHINPPEHRKLQCIGIPQFGYDAKIVSTETGKVVKDETGEIVVSGPSLFKGYLNKPEDTEKAFITIEGMKFLRTGDIGYMDDDGSFFVVDRVKRMINRAGFKVWPAEIDSLMLRHPDILEVCTVGTPDPRVGEEVKAYIVLKNSGKDRNINEMEIIAWAKENIGGYKYPHIIEYTDTLPKTASGKIDWKKLQDKERKNQYK, from the coding sequence ATGGAAAAATATGAATGGTTTAAAATCTGGCCAAATTATCTCCCTTATACTATAGATTATCCGCAGATGAATATATGGAAACTAATGGAGATTTCCTCAACGTTATATGGTTCCAGAGATGCAATAATATACTATGGGAATCACATAAAATATGGCGAAATTAATAAAGCTATTAAAAATTTATCACTGTTCATAAACTCCATGGAAATTTGTAAGGGAGACAGAATCGGAATAATGATGCAGAATTCCCCACAATTTATTATATCCTTCTTTGCCATTGCACGTGCCGGTGCAACAATAGTTTTAATGAGCCCTGCCCTGGATTATGACACTGCTTCCTATATTTTAAAAGAAACCGGTATGAAACTGATAATAACAACCTCTGAACTGGCAAAAGTTCCAGAAAAATTGCATGATGAATTTAAAATACCTGTTATATGCGGGTCACTCAGTGACTATATCAAAAAACCGGATATTCCTGTTCCAGATTTTATAATGGGTAATTACCCGACCTTTGGAACCCCGTGGAACGAGGCTATAAAAGAGAGAACAGGCGAAATCAGTGTTGCTTCAAATATGGATGATGAGGCCTTAATAGCATACACATCCGGTACAACGGGTATACCAAAAGGCTGCATACATACAAATAAATCGGTGATAGCAAATGCTATTGGCGCTTCCATATGGAGAAGACTTACATCCTCTGCTAACGAACTTGGGGCTGCCCCGTTTTTCCATGTAACCGGCCTGGCATTTTCAATGCTATCGCCTGTATACTCAGGAGCCACTGTTACAATTTTAACCAGATGGAATAGTGAAGCAGCAATTCAGGCCATAGAGAAATATAAAGTAACGCACTTTGTTTCAGTTGCGCCGATGATAGTGGACCTTTTGAATCAGAAGGATTTAGCAGAAAGGGATTTCTCTTCTATGAGATTCATAGGGGGTGGAGGAGCCGCAATGCCAAAAGTACTGGCGGAAAGAATGGAGGAATTGTTCCATATACCATTTGTGGAGGGCTACGGAATGACAGAGGCCATGGGGCAGACCCACATAAATCCGCCGGAACATAGAAAACTACAGTGTATTGGAATTCCACAGTTTGGTTACGACGCAAAGATAGTCTCAACTGAAACAGGAAAAGTTGTTAAGGATGAAACAGGCGAAATTGTAGTTTCCGGACCCAGCTTATTTAAAGGCTACCTTAATAAGCCTGAAGATACAGAAAAAGCATTTATCACCATAGAAGGCATGAAATTCCTAAGGACAGGCGATATAGGTTATATGGATGATGATGGATCATTTTTTGTGGTGGATAGGGTAAAAAGAATGATTAACCGTGCCGGGTTCAAGGTCTGGCCTGCAGAAATTGATAGCCTTATGCTGCGTCATCCGGACATACTGGAAGTATGTACTGTAGGAACACCTGATCCCAGGGTCGGTGAGGAGGTTAAGGCATATATTGTGCTGAAAAACTCCGGGAAAGACAGGAATATAAATGAAATGGAAATAATTGCCTGGGCAAAAGAAAACATCGGTGGTTATAAATATCCACACATAATAGAATACACGGATACATTGCCTAAAACCGCATCAGGTAAAATTGACTGGAAAAAATTACAGGATAAGGAAAGAAAAAATCAATATAAATAA